AAAGTTAACTCCTAGTGCAGGCAGACGAGGACAGGCCAGGCTGTCCATTTCCTGTTCACCTGGCGTTGCGCCAGTCACACTTCCTGTGGCCCTTTCCGAAGCGCTGACATGTTGAGGGTCCAAGCTAAATTTACCGGTGCCCGCTCCGACCTTTCAGGCCTTTCTGCCAGCACAGAGCTCTGTCAGGAGGTAACATGCCAACACGGGTAGGTTCAAGCTGGGACTCGTGGCTGTGcttgctctctcctgtccactGTCGACTGGAAACCCAAACATGACACAACTTGAGCACTCAGCCTGGCGCCCAGAACACATACAATGAGCCTCACAGCAATAGCATCAGTATAACAATTAAAGTAGGCCATAAACCTTGCTGGGGTGTGCAGCAAGCTTATGGATATGGAGAGTCTGCAGGGCACTGGGGCTATCAAGACAAGCGTGGTGGTGTTTTTCTCTAAATGCATGACTTTGCTACCAGCTTTTGAATAGTCACTGTGATGCCTGCTGTCTCATGTTAAGCCAGTGAGATAGTATGGTAGGTGAATAACGACGTCATCATGAGAATGGTGAAATACCTCCAAATGGACCTTACCCTCGCTGTCACCACTGCCCGGTCCACAGGGCAGTGTTGGCTCTCCAGCTTTCCAGAATGCGTCAATAGGTCTAGGAAGATACCAGTGACAATAGGCCCCTGGAGATCCGAGGGTTTTTTCTGTCCCCATGTGGAGCGCTTCAGCTCTTCCGTCTGGGGGATGGACTGTGCTgattcagtctgtctgtgttccagtGAGGGAGTGGGCTAGTCCCCAGTAGAGGCAGCTGTTTGTGGGGGAATGGGAGTCGTTCCTGGAAGGGTGCTGTCTGTACCTGGCCCAGCTCCAACAGCACCCAACACAGCATCGGTGCCCCTTCCACTCCACCTCTACTGGAGCTCTCTCATAGCAATTTCCTCATTCTTGGGATTTCGCCAATTGATCCACTATTCAAAGTCCCATCGCTGTTTGTTTAGACTGTTTGACGGACTGGCCCGATGAGAGGGACAGTAGAACCTTGCATGTACTGTACCAGACAACTCACGTCCTGTCagagagtctctctggagctacAAGAGTTGACAAGGTCTGCCTCCATTCTCCTGCCTTCCCACACGCAGCTCTGTGCAGTGTGTCCTCACATTATCCAAGCCGCAGCGCACACAGAACAGGCTGTTAGATGAATTAGTCATCATCTCTTTCAGTGGCGAATCGAGCACGGATGGGACCTTTCTGCAGCCCTGTTCCCAGTCCTAAGTACAGGCATGCAATTTTAAGTTACCCTTAGAAAGGCAGGCAGCGGAGATCGATAGGGAAACGTTTCTAACTTGAACCCCGTGTTATTGattttgtggttgtgtgtgggggggtagggAGTGGGGTTTAATGTTTCTTCTCCATGGTGTGTCTGCGTTCTTCCGAGGGTACTAACGGctctgcttcctctctctcctccatgcttctactcctctgtctcccccacgtTAACCTCTCTGTGGTCCCCTTgtgcgttttttttttcttcctactTTCGCCATTCTCCTCCTCGTCACTACatgtgcctcccccccccctccctccccctttcttctttttctattccctctacctctctattcATCTCATTGCTGTCCTCGCATCcacccacttcctccctccccctcccctgatcTCCTTCTTTCTCGTCTCAGTGTGACCAAGACCAGTGCATTCAGAGCACCAAATTCGTTTTGCAGGCCGCAGCCACGCCTCTCCTGCAGCAGCAGAGTGAGCCGGTCAGCCTGACCGAGGACGGGGGCTCCCTGCCTGGGAGGACGTCCCTGGGGGGCCCCTGCAGCACCTTGCCCCTGGGCCATCCCACGCCGCCCTCCTCCACCAACAACCTGAGCTGCCACGTGGCGGACAACATGCTGCCCCTGCGCAGCgagcaccaccaccatcacaaggatggaggaggggtggtggggggggggcatcaccaCTTCCTTACGCCTGAGGAGGCCCCCTCGCCCCCGGGCATGCTCCCCTGCGGTACCCCCCTGGGCCACAGCCACACCATGCAGACAGGCTTCTTCCACCCTGCCAGCCAGGACTCCCTACATGAGGACTCGGTCAGAGGACTGGTGAAACTCAGCTCAGTCTGACCACGGGTtcttcctgccctgcccccgAATACATCCGTCCGTCCCCCTAAAACGTCCCCATTCTCCACTTCCTTCTCCCCATCCTTTATTTCCTCTCCGACGTCCTCACACACCAGTGCCAAACGGTGGGCCGAATTTCCCCTAAACACCACCACAGGACTTGAGACTATAAGAGGCTGTGGTGTCTAGGCTGCTGAAATTTGCTCTCCTCATTCAGCGTCTTGCCAAGCCTCCCGCCATAGCCAGGGATGGCAGCCAGGGCGGTTGACTTTGCCATAGTTAAAGAGACGGTTAAGTTctgccctcccttctcctctacgGAAGCAAAAGTCACTGCCCTGGGAACCATACAGACATTTTTAAAAAGGGTTGTTATGGCTGTGTATGGTCAAGAATAAAAAGAGGAAATGTATTTGACAATTGTTTCTTAACGTGTTTTCAAaggaaaggaagaaaagaaaaaaagaagaaaaaaagctgcTTTATTTCTGTGGTGAATCACAGGTCTGGCATTTGTTTGTAAGAGGGACTTGGCCTACTTGTTGAATTAAGGATGGATAGTGTCTTTGCCTTTCTCCTCGGACATTCTTGTTGACAGTCAACAATGCAATCAGTAACAAAAGTTGAAGTCATCATGTCGCATATCAGTCAATTCACCTATTTTTTTATGTTAAAGAGACAATATTGTGTCGTGCCataccatgttttttttttctcaaattgTTATATTTCCTGTGGATATTAATAAAATCACATCTTTTTATGGGACGAGAACATAATTTCTTTTTGTGTCACAGCCTTGAGGTGGGCAGTTGAGAGTCATGTGTGGCTAGTTGTGACATCACAACTTTAAAAGCTTGTCTTGTGATGAGTGCCTTTGGTCATCCATGCTATTCTGCGACAGTGTAACCAAGGAGACAAAGAAACAGTTTGCATGTCTGAAGAAAAGCAGAAGCACCAACATTGACAGCTGTGCCGGGCCCAAGGCCACTCTCAGGTCATTTGCTGCCCCCAATCATCCTGTTTGTGTCAGAACCCTCGGAGGTTTGTAAAGGAAGAGACAACTTAGTTAACATCCACTTCTTTGTGTTTGCGGTCAACTTAAAGGGAACAACGCTTCCTAAATACAGGCTATTTTTGCCCTTGGTAGCCACTGAAAAGCTTTGCCTGTTGTGTCCTTGCGGCTCTGCTTCAACTGATGTGCTCAAAGTGTGGGTGTTGTGCCAGACAAGCCATGTTGGCAGCTTTCAGTACAGCTTTCTGTGGCCCCCTGGTGGTTGTAATTATAAAATTAAACTTCATGTTGGGACATACAACAGAATATTTAACTGGAAATGTTAAACATTCTTCTGCAATTACATTTTGCATATTCAAAATACATTTGACTTTCTCCATCTTATAAAATTGGTTTTAATAATTAATAAATGGTATGGTACACTTGTATCAAACAAATGCATGTAAATCTCCTGACTTTCATTGACATTAGCACATATTTCAGCACACTGTGAACTGTATATATTTAAGCACATCGGAAGAAGAGTAAATTTCCATACATTTATTCAGctgtaaatacattatttataatACATACAATAATGTATCCATAACATGTACAGCAAAAATGAATAGTCATCACAATATACAGCTTTGAGAATGTAATTCTCTCGCTCTGCAAATATAATGTAGTAGGCCACAATGTATGCCTTACTGTACAAAGGACTAGTGCTGAAGTACGATATCCCAGGTATTAAAGCTGGTGTAGGCAAGATTAGATATATTAgttgctatcaagatgtgaagtttatttaggCAAATCTGACAAGAAGTGTTTCTCATCAAACATTGCCTACACCATATTTAATACATTAGATTATTAGACAAATAAAGGATTATTAGACAAAGATTGTCAATGACAGGACTTAAAAAGACAACATGGGGAAAAACATAACTGCCATAACTTAAAAAAGatgataaaataataatataatggaTTCCAGTTATTTTAGTGTAATTTACAACTCACCTGGTGTTGCTCTGTCCATGCTTCAATGTCACTGCAACATCAAATCATTTAATGGTTTTTCTTGTTTTCGTATTATTGTATGCACAGACAGCAACATATTAGGGATCAAATCCACAGGTACAAGTATGTTCCTGAGAATTGtaattttttcttctctccaaaAGAGCACCTATCTTCAAGGATTTTCAGCTACACTACTGAAATATGAGTTGAAATACATTCTAATGGAATGTTGACAATTACGGTAAAGATTCTGAGATTTGATGATTTTCAAAATGTATGAATTTAGATTAGTAAAAGTTTGTCACGCAGTTTCCATAAGTTGTGCTCTTTTTGCTAATGACCTTGACATGTTGAACCTGGGGATATCTTAACCTTTCTTGTATTCAGCTCTCTGATATTTAACTGGAGTTTCCAAACCAAACGTCAAAGTGGTTGTTTGCGGATGGCTTGTGGTTAGTGTTTATATTAaatgcttttttttctctcatccaGTGTATTACAGTTTCCATAACAGTGCACCCAGTTGTGCATAATACAGTATATTAGCTTGTTAGTGCTGTAAAGACACTAACCAAGGCAACCCTGTAAACAGTCATGGCTCAGATATGGGGGGACATTCAGCCTTTTGTTTAAAGCTGGATTTGTTCATGCACTGCAGCCCTGGATGGGTTGTTGTAAAGGGGCTGATTGTCCATTATTTGCCAAAACCAGGCCAAGTCTTGACTGGGTTACCAAAAGGCTAAACCTAGCATCAATTGGAACCGAACAGAAGGCTAGCCTGGCCTTGCACCCTCACTAAGCGACCTAACGTTACCTAGCCTGGTCTAACCAAACCTAGCTTCCACAGTCTGTTACTTTAAGCTAGCCTAGCCTGGGGGTCTGTTGCCCTGGGGGTCACCACAGCTTGGTATCCATTAGCTGCAGGTCGCCCATGATCTCCAGCTGGTCGATGGTGCTCAGGTCCTGCACCCGGTGTCTGTAGTCCAGCAAGTGAGAGCCATTCACAGCTAGCTTGAACTGGTGGGCCTGGATCAGGACGAGCAGCTGAAAGAAGATTACTATTTTAAATGATAGTCTGTCACTGTTATGATATGGATGATCTTTATACCATGTTTAAAGACTACAGCTTTGTGTGTTGTATCACACTACCAGGCTAACATACCGGCATACCTCAAAGTACTCCCCAGCAGAGAAGGGGAAGAAggggatctctctctcctctggaccCCAGGACTCACTCAGGTAAGAGTTCCTGATGAACATGCCAGACTTCATGCGAGGATTAAGGTGCAGGGCAATGTTCTCTGTCTTGCTGTTGCGGAGGTTGATAGTAAAGCTGAAACACATAGGCTGTTCAGCATGACATAATGGGCTATTCTGTGCCCATAAAGTAAGCAATGAAGCTAGATAGCTAAACAGTGCAACTGTTACTTTACATTTTCCTCTTTGTGTGTACTTTACGTACTTTTCTATCTAGCATGAGTATGTAAATGAGCCACATACCTAATATAGGTCTAATATCAATCTACTTGTGTGTTATCTGGTATGTGGGTCTTTAAAGATCCCCTTCAGAGAATATACAGTAAGATCTTTTACAGACCCTTTAAGGACAGCTGTAGTGAGATAACTAACCATTGACCGTCAGTACCATTCCATCACAGGGCCATAAAGCAAACAGGTGGCAATGGTGAAAGCTCTTAGTACTGTCTGGTTGGAACAGTTGGAACGTGTTTTTGTTCCGAGAGTGTCTCTTGTCTTACCTGTGAGGGTACATACTGCTGACCTTCCCCTTAATCATGATGTGCTGCCCAGGGCTCAAACCCTTGATTAGACTGCCTTTATAAGGAAGGCCCTGGCGGGAAACACATTATATGGATGTCAGATCATTTTATCTACATGATTTTAATAGATGTTATTTGATTGATGTGTTAGTTTATTTAAATGAGGCCTATCTTTACAACAGTGCTTTATGTGTTGGAAGAAtataacaggaagtgatgtt
The Osmerus mordax isolate fOsmMor3 chromosome 9, fOsmMor3.pri, whole genome shotgun sequence genome window above contains:
- the LOC136948651 gene encoding palmitoyltransferase ZDHHC14-like (The sequence of the model RefSeq protein was modified relative to this genomic sequence to represent the inferred CDS: added 70 bases not found in genome assembly), with amino-acid sequence MFILSLSFLTIFIFAFVITHVILRSHQAGFLAALKDSPASVLEVVVCFFSVWSIVGLSGFHTYLISSNQTTNEDIKGSWSSKRGKDNYNPYSHGNIFTNCCAALCGPLPPSLIDRRGFVQSDTPQPIPPTNGTTMYGATQSQSQMCDQDQCIQSTKFVLQAAATPLLQQQSEPVSLTEDGGSLPGRTSLGGPCSTLPLGHPTPPSSTNNLSCHVADNMLPLRSEHHHHHKDGGGVVGGGHHHFLTPEEAPSPPGMLPCGTPLGHSHTMQTGFFHPASQDSLHEDSVRGLVKLSSV